DNA sequence from the Glycine soja cultivar W05 chromosome 18, ASM419377v2, whole genome shotgun sequence genome:
tattaaaacttaatttaattattatattatttactcAATTCAGTAATGTTTTTTTCCCCATGTAATGAAAGTTATAaagcaattaatatttttaagctttaaacataattatataaccTTCCTGGAAGTTTCATACAATtacacaaacattttttttttttaccattataATTACTTTCCCTTTAAGAGGAAGTTAGTGTAACATACAAGAAGGTGTTCATGTAATATTTTCAAACTTATAAGTAAATATTTCAAAGATATAGAGGGATTAGTGTACTTATACAAAAAAAAGGTCGTGTTATATGTAATTTGAGAAAAAACTCGAAAGATACAATgtaatttgtttaaataaacaatttcaaaacaaattaagagataataaacataatttaaatcaaacaaaaatatgtgAGAATTCTTTCATGAGAAAGTTGTTGAAACACTCAAATTCAGAAATTAGCGAAGgatcttaaaaaaatgatattttacatCTGAGTTGAAATTTGAAGAGTAGATTTTGCATAAATAAACTTTGTGTTAGCCCTAAAAATCTGCAtctattaactattaaaaataacctgttaactcattggcaagtgtaccaaatttgtCAGAAGTACTAAAGTAGTCAGAAGAGtttcgagtgtcgaatccatggactttgtttgtacaatgcaaacccaatttataAGCCAGATATaagaattttaaagaaatatattagttaagataaagatttaaagataaaaatagaagataaaaaataaaagatttaaagtaaaagatttaaagataaatatagaagataagaaaagtaaaagataagagaaaataaaagattaagaaaaagataagataagataaaaaaataaaagataaaaatagaagataaaagaaataaaatagaatttgatAAGGTTGGGACCTGCGCTGTCTTGTTTGCCTAAaatgtatgagtttatgatttttttttatcaatttagttGACTTTGTTCTAGCCACATCTGTTGATTCACTTGTCCCTGATTCTTCACTATGACaaacctattttatttatctatttttcaaattctttgcaaagactcaacaaataaaatgcatgaaatatGAATTCTAGATGCTTGCAAGAATGCAtgaacataaaattattatatcaaaattagagAATATCCATTACAAATAGCATGCAGCATGTTTAtacatcttttatttatttaagaaaagtgtaatatatatacaaaataaaatctattaaaGTTGTCATTATTAGATTATAACGGTTATAGATTAATTGCCCGCTCTATTATCTTGTAGtggtcattattattattattattattatatcatgaAGGCTAGACTGCTGCTTATTATTTTAACTACTTTTTATCATCCTATAAATATTCCACTGACATCTTTGTTTTACCCACCCACCGTATATTCGCACAACCTTAAGTTCAGCTTTCCTTTCCTTCCATTGGGGATTCATTCATCTcagtttttcatattttcacaTCAATTGTAGTAGGCCACCAAACCAATGGCAAAAGCAGAACATCCTCGGAGAAAACTCGTTATAAAGATCTTCTCTCCAGGTTCTAAAGTTTCTTATTCTTGTGGTACCAACACTCCAAAAGATTCAATAGTGTCCAAAGTGTGTGAGCTGAAGAATAAGAAGGGTTATTATGCGATGACAATGTGGGTTAACACTGAAAACCCATCAGAATCTTGTGTCACTGattcaagaaattcaagaacTGAAATGGCAACATGGGATAACACTAAAAACCCGTCGGAAGTATGTGAGtcgaagaaaaagaaggaggatACTGTGCGTGTGGAGTGCAAGaacagagagaagaagaaacgaAAGGTGGAGCACGTAATGATGATGGACCGTTGCAAGAAGATGCAATGCTGGGCGATGTTGAAGCGTTTGATGGTAGGAAGGGATGCGTGGGCTTTACAGAAGGATGTTCTTCATCCAAAGATTTTGTACGTTCTTGATAAGTCTGAAGCCATGAAAAAGCCAAAGGGTATGGAGGATATTGAGTCAAAGTTGAAGAATTCGGATTACTCAGAAGCTTATGAGTTTGTGGATGATGTGAGGCTTGTGTTGTCTTATGCATTGCAATACCCTCCAAGGAGTGAGGTTCACAGAACTGCAACAAGGATCACCGAGGGTTTTGAGGTCAATTGGAAAACTATGAAGGAGAAGTGGATGCGTGAGGCCGAAGAGACGAACAAGATTTGCAAGAGGGAATTACATGTGTGTCCAAATGAAAGAAGTCAAGTGAGTAATCATCTCACAAAAAGGAGCAATATTTTTATGTGCTGATTCAAAATAGCTTCTCACCACAAGTCAAGAAAGCTATGCCAATAAGGGTCATTATGAGCAGCATGGACATTACCCCTCTTCAACAGTTTCATTTAATTACCtggtttattcatttttatgtataaagTATCTATTGAGTTTCACGTAAGAAGTTTCTACTGTTTCTATTTTGAGTTGTAAGATTACTCCTCAATAACAAGAAAGTTCTGTTATGTTATGTTTGTTGTGTTCCGTATCTCCTTGATGTTCTTGACATGactttgaaaaacattttattattacgTAATAAAGCAGCACGGATTACAATTTATCAAGTAATTAACCCCAAATTGATTGATTATGGAAAGGACTTCATCAATACACTACTGTTGGTTCTCGATGAGTATCATCAAGTTGATTccgaagtattttttttaagggttAAATAAGTTTAGTCAGTAAATTTGACCTAAAAGCGTCACTGACTATGGTTGGTTGAAAAACCCTGGACTATATGACCTACTTCACTACCTAAGCTGACTGTCTTTCTCGCCATGCACTCTAGGTCGACTAAGATTGGCACCCAACTATGTAGCATCGACAAATCCAAGATTCATCTCATCTTGAAGCAGATTTTTCATGCTCACGACACTCAAGTTAAGACTGAATTTGGGAGCAGGCCAAGGTTCTTCATGCCAACAGCATTCAAAATCTTTATGGGTTTCCCCTACATCACCAAGGTCAATTGCTGAAGTGCATTTGGATTTAATCCTACACTCATCCCTCTATTTATGAGAAGTAACATTAAACCTATGAGTAGATAGAgatataaatatgtatgttaTTAATACATAACATGGTGTTGAGAAGAAAAGTGCACTGAATACTTACCAACCGTTCTTGCTCAGAAGACCTCTCTGCAAAGCAGCTCTTCTTAATTCTCTTCATAGCAACATCTGTTCCCCGCCATTTTCCATGATAAACCATTCATGTCTTCTACTACAACAAACGGCTCCACTCGATTTGCATCATTAcaccttcttaattgttctGAAATTTTATCTTCAACTTTCGACATTCCAGAGGCAGAGTATTCGGGGATAATCTGACTCACCATTTTACCAGTGCTGATAATAAAGTCATCAAGATAAGATGGTGCAATTTTAAAAGACATAATATTGCTTGAATTATCCTGGTCATTCAATGGCATGTTTAGATTTGCACTGAGATCATCACGAAATGCAGCAGGATACAAACTTGCAGAGCTTACAGTAGGGTTTTCTTGAAAACCTGCAGCCCTCTGATTCTTACAAGGATGAATTTGTTCGGCTTTAAGAGAATCTGGGTGAATGGACAGCTCGAACATATGATCTCCTTGAGAAAATTTGTCACAAGAGCCTACTTCACAATTTAAAATTGGAgcatttaaatcaaaatttctGGTCAATGAAAAATCATTCCCTTGTTCACCATTCAGACCTTCAGCCAAAGCACATTTTTTGTGATGACTAGTCCTTTGGCTCATGTCAGGATCAGATCGGGCCCTTCCCACTAGATTATTTAGAGAGAGGCCCATCACGTCTGATGAAACAGGAACTATACCCTCAGAAGGTAGCTCCCAATTCTTTTGCATATTAATCTTAGCATTGAAGTTATTAGCAGGGAAGGACTCCAAAAGGTGCAATTCAGGCACATGTCCCATATCAATGACAGTTGATTTCACCTCATGAACCTTGCTATCCAGAAAAATTGGattcttttcttcaattaacttcatcctttcTAATTTTACAGAATTTTCCTGAATATCCTCAGCAACATAGTTGGTTCCACTCAATTCAGTTTGAACAACAAGGTTCTTTTTTTCAGTTATAATGCTATCCATCATATGAGGCTCAGATGTAATGCAATGGAGAAGATGTCAAATCTTGCCTTTTGTGTGGCTCAGATGACTCAACTTTTGGTGTCTTACTTTGCATTTGAGGATGATGGACAATGGACTTATGCTGATTTTCCATAAGGTTCACCTGTGAGACTTTATGGGGTAGAATTGAAGATAATTGACACTTTTTAAGGTTAATGCAGAAAGATTGACCAAATCCATTTTGCAAGATGTAACCAGACCTTGCTCCACTCTCGTTCAACTGTGGATCAGATAAGGCATGGGGCATCCCATGAGGGGAGTCAGTAATTCCATAAGATTCACCCTGTTGATAGATTAGATCATCCAAGCGTGAAAGAGGATTTTCAGAGTAGACTCTTCTTTCCTTTTGCATGGACCTTCCACCAAAAATTTCATCACTGTAACCATCACTTGGATTAACATATAAGGGAGTCACTAATTCATTGCCAGGATTGTAGTCCAAATGCCTATTGAGCTTTTTGGGCCGACCAACATCCCCATGCTGATAAGGATGGGTGTCGCTTGACAAAGTAGCAGCCGCTTGTTGAGGGTATCTGCAATCCGCAGTTCTTATATTGGAGTACTCAGGATGTAGCTGAGCAGTAGAAAATGATGCATTGCTCTCAATACTTCCCTGGCATGAGTTGTTACCCAGCAATTGTATATAACCTGTGCTAGAACCTGTTACCTGGATTGGAGTGGGAGGAATTGGCAAGGGCCTTTGGAAATTCATGGAATCATTCAAAATTCCATTTGGATTTAAAGCATTAATACCATTCCTGATCTCCAACAGAGAAGAGCATTTGGAATTTTCCAAAAAACTAAAGCCAAATTCAATTCTGTCCCAAATGGGACTGGCTTCATCTGTCAAACTTTGCCCACCAATGTTTGTCCTAGTAGGGTCTCACATGTCATTCACGACAACAACATATTGGTAATCACGATCACTCTGCCGAACAGCACTTGCATCTGTCGATGATGTCTCTTCAGATTCACCtaaaggaactaaaaatattCTGAGTTTTTGAGAACCTTCATGCCTTTCAAGCCCATCGTTTCCTCCATCAGAGAAAACAGATATTAAAACATTTCTATGTAGGTGGCTAGATGAGCACAAGGATCCTCATTTGGTAGACCGTGGAAGAGGATTCCTTGTATTAGTAGTACAAGAGAATGAGGATAAGAAATGTTGGCCGCTTGAACCTCCGGCCTTGCAATGCTTGTGAAGAATTGTGGAGTTGCTGTACTAGAGTAGTCCCCTAGCGTCATTTGTCGTGCATGTTCCTCTTCCATTTGAATGTAGCTTTGTGGAGTGGGAGGAGGTGAGGTTTGACTGCATCCTTGTGCTTccttttcccttctttttcttgccGCGTTGTTACGCCTGCAAGTGGCTTCAATTTCCAAGTTGATAGGAGCTAAATCTCTAGCTGCAGTTCTACCTCCCATACACAAAAACAAGCACTACCGTGCAAATTATGGAAGAAAAGAATGgagaagaaaaatagtaaaaataaagaataaaagaattattGCTTACGAATTGAAAATGTATGGCAACCTAGTACGAAGACAAAAtccccgacaacggcgccaaaaacttgttaacggTTTGACAAGTGCACCAAATTTTCAAGTAGTaaaactcggaagtccgagtgtcgaattccACAGGGATTTTATTTTGTccttttattgtataattttcaattcttaAGGGAAGAAATAAAGAGTGGTGGAAAATAAGTACAAGAGTAGTAATAGATAATAGCTAAtggtagaaaaaataatagaaagcaaaataattaatacataccTAGCATGCCTTGTTTGGCTAGGATGTATGACTtttggatttttctttatcaattaggtgaatttatcctacccacatctattcgATTACTTGCCCCTGAaacctcacgatgacaagcccaTTTTACCTactatctcccaaatgcctttgtaaagattcaatagataaaatgcatgaagcttTGATTCTATATGTGTGCTTTAATTCAAGGGCATAATGTTGTCATCCTATGTCTAACATTGATTTCCTTatgatatattttctttttgtttttttagaagtTATCCTCTCTCGAGcgcctaacccctaaaactgatTTATGCATATTTTCTTTAGATTTTTATTAAGAGTTACCCTCTGTTGAGCATCTAACCCGTATTGTAAAGATGAGTATTGCttgaaatataaataagaaaagacaATAGGATAGAAAACACCTTTTACATTTATAAATAtggagtacatcatacatctctttggctttttaggcctgtcagaccctaactaggggtttagcctctcatggcCATTGAGCGTGTTACATTGAAATGGGGGTATAAGAATTGGTGGAGAAGGGATGGAAGAAGGGAatagaaaaaatgatgagagagagaagagaattcCCTAAGGAAGAGTTTTTAGGCTTTAGGTAGGTATGAGAGTGCTCTGAGACTCGGTGAATTTATAGTTGCTGAAGTGAATTTGGGCCTTCGTACTTACACTTAGCGCACTCTGCTCGCTCAGCCCAGGTGTCTATTTTTGCGCTCAGAGTGTGTTGTGCGCTTAGCACAGGTAGCGCACTGAGCGCGCCTTGGGTTAGGCCTGATGCTAAATCCTTAATTTTCCTTTGTAATTTTTGTAGATTTTTGCTTTTAATCCGACGAGTTTTTATATCTACAGCCatagtttggaaaaaaatatcaattcttaacaattaaacacaaataactactaaataattatttttaaagacaatttcactttatttctcattatcaaaaaaatttatatttcaacCATATATATTTCTTTGGTTGCTACATGCACACACCCAATAACCTTATACTAGAAAGAATATCAAGAGATCCAAATGCATTGGGTTAAATCtgtcttctcttcatctttcataTCTCATGGAACAAACataaagtttaaatatttattagaggcTGGATACATAttttactgtaaaaaaaaaatgttaaccaTATTTGCATTGttttctcctttgtttattTGACCCCTTGCAGTCTTTTTGTCAATGTATTAAAAAGTCAAGTTGTGTTAATCTCTGTTTCCTTTTCAGCATATATAATTGTTGTTgtcttgtgtttgtgtttgcaTAATTTAAATAGTCTACTCTGTCAGGACGGTTTGATGTGCTTGTTGAAGGGAATAGAGtattttctcttctattttcaatgttttcaactttttcaattttcatattcTCAAAAGGTGatttgatctttttattttgtaattgctAAGCATGACTGAAAATGCATGCTCCCATTAGTTGGTCCAGGGAAGACATAAAAGTATTTTCAATCCACGTCATCAATGATCCAACCTCTATATTACATACATATCCTCAAATAGTTTCTCCCCTTATTTTAAGCTTCCTTGCAGCCAAAGGTAAAAGAGAACTTTCAATAAAAGAACCATGTAAGTGACAAAAGAACTTATGTAaatgtaacattttttacattgattataaatattttaaattattaaaaatttatttaattattatattatttactcAATTCAGTAATGTTTTTTGTTCCATGTAATGAAATTTATAaagcaattaatatttttaagccttaaagataattatataaccatcttagaaggtTTGTGCAATTACACaaacatattcttttttttaccattataGTTACTTTCCCTTTAAGAGAATGTTAGTGTAACATACAAGAAGGTGTTCATGTAATATTTTCAAACTTATAAGTAACTATTTCAAAGATAAAGAGGGAttacagaaaaaaaaggtgGTGTTATATGTAATTTGAGAAAAAACTCAGGAGATACAAATGtaatttgttcaaataaaaaatttcaaaacaaattaagaggtaataaaaataatttaaatcaaacaaaaatatgtgagaatttttttatgagaaagTTGGTTAAACACTCAAATCGAGAAATTAGTGgaggattttaaaaaatgatattttatgtttgagttaaaatttaaagagtagaTTTTGCATAAATAAATTTGTGCTAGCCGTAGAAATTTCCAtctattaactattaaaaacaacctttattaattttattcaattaaaataaattaatatataaattctaaGGAAGCAACCCAAGTCAGACTCACTTTATATATTTACATGAATACACATatcagaattataaaatatctattATGTCAAATAGCATG
Encoded proteins:
- the LOC114397243 gene encoding uncharacterized protein LOC114397243, with translation MAKAEHPRRKLVIKIFSPGSKVSYSCGTNTPKDSIVSKVCELKNKKGYYAMTMWVNTENPSESCVTDSRNSRTEMATWDNTKNPSEVCESKKKKEDTVRVECKNREKKKRKVEHVMMMDRCKKMQCWAMLKRLMVGRDAWALQKDVLHPKILYVLDKSEAMKKPKGMEDIESKLKNSDYSEAYEFVDDVRLVLSYALQYPPRSEVHRTATRITEGFEVNWKTMKEKWMREAEETNKICKRELHVCPNERSQLTVFLAMHSRSTKIGTQLCSIDKSKIHLILKQIFHAHDTQVKTEFGSRPRFFMPTAFKIFMGFPYITKVNC